Proteins encoded within one genomic window of Companilactobacillus zhachilii:
- a CDS encoding pyruvate, water dikinase regulatory protein — MNQKLDVFVLSDGVGETALRVARAAFIQFPEMDTTFTKYPFIKMDMQLENILSMAKDKKAVVLHTIVSKEICNRINQFCQDNGIVYYDILNPIIGTFSQMTHQEPLRKKGLLHELDKNYFDMISAMEFTITNDDGQNPKGLLEADLVLLGISRTSKTPLSLYLANKNIKVANLPLGPTTNLPEQLWSVDKKKIIGLTNDMNVLLKIRRQRMIAYGLDPDTTYSDSDEIKKELDYSNEIYKELGCPVINVADRSIEETAAIIMEKLHFNGYQNS, encoded by the coding sequence ATGAATCAGAAATTAGACGTTTTTGTTCTCTCCGATGGTGTCGGAGAAACCGCTTTAAGAGTTGCTAGAGCAGCATTTATCCAATTTCCAGAGATGGATACCACATTTACAAAATATCCATTCATAAAAATGGACATGCAGCTAGAAAATATCTTATCTATGGCAAAAGACAAGAAAGCAGTCGTTTTACACACGATTGTTTCAAAAGAAATTTGCAATAGAATCAACCAATTTTGCCAAGATAACGGAATTGTTTATTACGATATCCTTAACCCTATTATTGGTACCTTCTCACAAATGACTCATCAAGAACCTCTACGCAAAAAAGGATTGCTTCATGAACTAGATAAGAACTACTTCGATATGATTTCGGCGATGGAATTTACGATAACAAACGACGATGGTCAAAACCCTAAAGGATTGCTCGAAGCTGATTTAGTTTTGCTAGGAATCTCCAGAACTTCGAAAACCCCTCTATCGCTCTATCTAGCCAACAAGAATATCAAGGTTGCTAACTTACCGCTAGGACCAACAACTAACCTCCCAGAGCAATTATGGAGCGTTGACAAGAAGAAAATCATTGGCTTAACTAATGATATGAACGTTTTACTCAAAATTCGTCGTCAAAGAATGATTGCATACGGTCTTGATCCTGACACAACATACTCAGACAGCGACGAAATCAAGAAAGAATTAGACTACTCAAACGAAATTTACAAAGAACTTGGTTGTCCCGTAATCAACGTTGCCGACCGTTCAATTGAAGAGACAGCCGCTATCATTATGGAAAAACTTCACTTCAACGGTTACCAAAATAGTTAA
- a CDS encoding deoxyribonuclease IV: MIIGSHVAMKAPKMLVGSAEEAHSYGANAMMIFTGAPQNTRRKDVSDMKIPEGQKLLKEYGIDHIIGHAPYIVNLGNTIKPDKLPFGISFMHDEFLRADALGIEAISFHPGAHLKAGADVALKQIGQALNEAIMPDQKVSVAIETMAGKGTEVGITFEQIAEIFDNCAQNDKLSVTMDTCHMNDAGYDVKNDFDGVLNQFDHIIGLDKLSVIHLNDSKNEMGSHKDRHTDIGFGTIGFDALSYVAHHPQLENVPKIMETPYVKKDENDKKGVAPYKAEIEMLRSNVFDPQMKENLLAGKY, from the coding sequence ATGATAATAGGTTCGCACGTTGCAATGAAGGCACCTAAAATGTTGGTCGGCTCAGCTGAAGAGGCACACAGCTATGGAGCAAACGCAATGATGATTTTTACGGGTGCACCACAGAATACTCGCCGTAAAGATGTTTCCGATATGAAGATTCCCGAAGGTCAAAAACTTTTGAAGGAATATGGGATTGATCATATTATCGGTCATGCTCCCTACATCGTTAATTTAGGAAATACTATTAAACCAGATAAATTACCGTTTGGGATTTCATTTATGCATGATGAATTTCTTCGAGCTGATGCTTTAGGAATTGAAGCAATTAGTTTTCATCCTGGAGCTCATTTAAAGGCTGGTGCAGATGTGGCCTTGAAACAGATTGGTCAAGCTTTGAATGAAGCAATTATGCCAGATCAAAAAGTTAGTGTTGCGATTGAAACGATGGCCGGTAAGGGAACTGAAGTAGGGATTACTTTTGAACAAATTGCTGAAATCTTTGATAATTGCGCACAGAATGATAAATTATCAGTCACAATGGATACGTGTCATATGAACGATGCTGGTTATGATGTAAAAAATGATTTTGATGGTGTATTGAATCAATTTGATCATATTATCGGTTTAGACAAGTTGTCGGTCATCCATTTGAATGATTCTAAGAATGAAATGGGTTCACATAAAGATCGCCACACAGATATCGGTTTTGGAACGATTGGTTTTGATGCTTTGAGTTATGTGGCTCATCATCCACAATTGGAGAATGTACCCAAGATTATGGAAACACCTTATGTTAAGAAAGATGAAAATGATAAAAAGGGTGTCGCACCATATAAAGCTGAAATTGAAATGTTACGTAGTAATGTCTTTGATCCGCAGATGAAGGAAAACTTGTTAGCTGGAAAGTATTAG
- the rpsU gene encoding 30S ribosomal protein S21, whose product MAKTVVRENESLDDALRRFKRSVSKSGTLQEYRKREFYEKPSVKRKLKSEAARKRNKKRR is encoded by the coding sequence ATGGCAAAAACCGTCGTTCGTGAAAACGAGTCGCTTGATGATGCTCTTCGTCGATTCAAACGTTCCGTTTCAAAGAGTGGTACTCTTCAAGAATATAGAAAACGTGAGTTTTACGAAAAGCCAAGTGTTAAGAGAAAGCTTAAGTCAGAGGCTGCTCGTAAGCGCAATAAGAAAC
- the msrA gene encoding peptide-methionine (S)-S-oxide reductase MsrA, giving the protein MKKETAIFAGGCFWCMVQPFDEQPGIISVVSGYCGGHVANPTYEQVCTETTGHAESVEITYDADIVSYKDLVELYWQIADPTDAMGQFQDRGDSYRPVIFYQNESQKEIAETSKKALVESGEFSDPIVTQIQPATTFYPAEDYHQDFYKKNPERFELEESGGRAEFMKKHRK; this is encoded by the coding sequence ATGAAAAAAGAGACTGCGATTTTTGCTGGAGGTTGTTTCTGGTGTATGGTTCAACCTTTTGACGAACAACCAGGGATCATTTCGGTTGTATCTGGTTACTGTGGAGGACATGTTGCTAATCCCACGTATGAACAAGTTTGTACGGAAACTACGGGACATGCTGAATCAGTTGAGATAACTTATGATGCTGACATTGTTTCGTACAAAGATTTAGTTGAATTGTATTGGCAAATAGCTGATCCGACCGATGCCATGGGTCAATTTCAAGATCGTGGTGACAGCTATCGTCCAGTGATTTTTTATCAGAATGAATCTCAAAAAGAAATTGCTGAGACTTCTAAAAAAGCTTTAGTTGAGTCGGGAGAATTTTCTGATCCAATCGTCACACAAATTCAACCTGCAACAACTTTTTATCCAGCTGAGGATTATCATCAAGACTTTTATAAAAAGAATCCGGAACGTTTTGAACTCGAAGAGAGTGGCGGACGGGCAGAATTCATGAAAAAACATCGGAAATAG
- a CDS encoding YitT family protein gives MGELDKLIERHQNLSKISIAFLYSIAVSIAVNMFWTPGGIYGSGVTGAAQLISTISHRWMPFNLSTAVMYFALNAPLFVLAWRKIDHKFTIFTIIAVALASTMMHLLPPVKITADPLVCAIFGAVANGFGTGMALRNGISTGGIDILGIILRKKTGKSVGTINIMFNIFIVACAGFLFGWVHALYSAVSIFINGQVIDMIYNKDQKLQVMIVTSKPKNVITQIQNEMRRGITIVHDAEGAYKHEEKTILFTVISRSELHDLENAMALSDQHAFVSVTDTVRVMGRFYQAHIY, from the coding sequence ATGGGTGAATTAGATAAGCTGATTGAAAGACATCAGAACTTATCCAAAATTTCAATAGCATTTTTATATTCAATTGCTGTTTCGATTGCGGTTAATATGTTCTGGACACCGGGTGGTATTTATGGTTCTGGTGTAACAGGTGCGGCGCAATTGATTTCAACGATTTCGCATCGCTGGATGCCATTTAATTTATCGACTGCGGTGATGTACTTTGCATTAAACGCGCCATTGTTCGTCTTGGCTTGGCGTAAGATCGATCACAAATTCACGATTTTTACGATAATTGCGGTTGCTTTAGCCAGTACAATGATGCATTTATTGCCACCAGTTAAAATTACGGCCGATCCATTAGTCTGTGCTATCTTTGGTGCGGTTGCCAATGGATTTGGTACGGGGATGGCTTTGAGAAACGGAATATCTACTGGTGGTATTGATATTTTAGGAATCATTTTGCGTAAGAAGACTGGTAAAAGTGTCGGAACAATTAATATTATGTTCAACATTTTTATCGTTGCATGTGCTGGTTTCCTATTTGGTTGGGTCCACGCGCTTTATAGTGCGGTCAGTATCTTCATCAATGGTCAAGTTATTGATATGATTTATAACAAGGATCAAAAACTTCAAGTTATGATTGTTACATCTAAACCTAAAAATGTTATTACACAAATTCAAAATGAAATGCGCCGTGGTATTACGATTGTTCATGATGCTGAAGGTGCTTATAAACATGAAGAAAAGACAATTTTGTTCACTGTTATTTCCCGTTCAGAATTACATGATTTGGAAAATGCGATGGCCCTGTCTGATCAACATGCTTTCGTAAGTGTTACTGATACTGTACGAGTCATGGGACGATTTTATCAGGCACATATTTATTAA